Sequence from the Osmerus eperlanus chromosome 23, fOsmEpe2.1, whole genome shotgun sequence genome:
TACTACTGTTCCCACTACTGTAACTGCTCCTGCTACTGTTTCCACTACTGTAACTGCCCCTACTACTGTTCCCACTACTGTAACTGCCCCTACTACTGTTCCCACTACTGTAACTGCTCCTGCTACTGTTCCGACTACTGTAACTGCCCCTACTACTGTTCCCACTACTGTAACTGCTCCTGCTACTGTTCCCACTACTGTAACTGCCCCTACTACTGTTCCCACTACTGTAACTGCTCCTGCTACTGTTCCCACTACTGTAACTGCTCCTGCTACTGTTTCCACTACTGTAACTGCCCCTACTACTGTTCCCACTACTGTAACTGCCCCTACTACTGTTCCCACTACTGTAACTGCTCCTGCTACTGTTCCCACTACTGTAACTGCCCCTACTACTGTTCCCACTACTGTAACTGCTCCTGCTACTGTTCCCACTACTGTAACTGCTCCTGCTACTGTTTCCACTACTGTAACTGCCCCTACTACTGTTCCCACTACTGTAACTGCCCCTACTACTGTTCCCACTACTGTAACTGCTCCTGCTACTGTTTCCACTACTGTAACTGCTCCTGCTACTGTTCCCACTACTGTAACTGCTCCTGCTACTGTTCCTACTACTGTAACTGTTCCCACTACTGTTCCTGATCCTACTATTGTAACTGTTCCCACTACTGTAACTGATCCTAGTACTGTAACTGATCCTGTAACTGATACTGTAACAACATTTGAGAATGGTAAAAATTCTGTGACTGTTTTTCTAAGtatttctgtgacttttactaAAGCTGATCCTAAAAATGTTCATACTGCTAGTAGAAGTAATGTTGTGTACCAAGGAAACATATGTGAAAGCCTTACAAATGTTAGTATTAGAACTATCCCTCCCGCTATTATTACTAGTAATGTAACAACTGTGGTTTGTAATACTGCTGTGGTTTGTAAAGCAACTGTTTCTACTGCTGTGTTGTTATACCTAATTACAGCACTAGTGGTGTAAGCATTGAAGCAGGTCCTGAAAGTTGCACCCGCTGCCTCATTATCAGTTCTTATATGTGTTCCTACTGTAGCTTAGCTGTTTACTGTAGCTTGTGAGGCAGGGGTAATTCACCTCCAGAACCTGTACaatcagcactggtgcccctcaggaaagtatgtatgtatgtatgtatgtatgtatgtatgtatgtatgtatgtatgtatgtatgtatgttatatgtgtgtgtgtgtgtgtgtctgtgtgtgtgtttgtctgtctgtctgtgtgtgtgtgtgtgtgtgtgtctgtgtgtgtgtgtctgtgtgtgtgtgtgtgtgtatgtgtgtgcatatgtatgattgtttttttattattatccatgtctgtgaattatattattgttgcttgctttcctacaggtacactatAGCACttctgaggttcatgttgtttaattgtaatttgttcaactacatgctcttatgtttcttcccattggctcaTCTCCCATCTCGTTGTTTATAATctctgacctatgcacttttgtaaagctctctcgtggaagtcgctttggataaaagcatctactaaatcaataaatgtaaaggcaaatgtgttgttttttaatTTTGTTGTGCACTGGAATCCCGTCACCAAGACAACATTTTAGTATTTGTAAGCAGCATACTTGGtaataaagctgattctgattcttccGATTTTGACTTATGTGCTTCTGATGACGGTCCCAGTTCTATGACGCAGTGTCCGCCTTTTACAAACAGATGCATGTGAGGGGCACAGACTCCCAGCCACAAGATACGTTTTAATACTGATACTGAACATTGTTACGAAGCACAATCAGGGCCGGCACGAAccaataaacaaactaaacattttgtttagtttaaaaatgtttttttgcaaTTCGAAAGGGCCCCATACACAATTTTTGTTTAGGGCCCCCAAAACCCTGCAAGACAGCTTCCTTCCCTGTTCCCTACATTTTTTACCTCAGCTTCTAGCACCCTCTGCTGAGTGGGATTCCACTGTGCCTGTTTGTCCCCCACGAGAGTAGCATGTACCTGCAGAGCCGGaaagctgcagtttcaggaccgcagtttcaggaccgcagttctaggaccctatTGCCCCACGAGGCGAAGCTACAAGCAAGCTGTTGAGTTACTGTCTGTTGTTCCTTGATGTGGCAGTAGAGGGCGATGTGACACATGAAAACGCCAGAGTACTTTACCCGCGTTGTCtattcaaataaaaatactctTTATCATGATAATGAGTGTAGTTAAACTGATGTGCTGGTTTCTGTTGGTTTCCCCTGATTCTGTTGTATTCTGCTGTGTTCCCCTTGACTTCTCACTGGGACACATTGGAATGGGCTTAGAACCAGGAAATCACCTTAATATCATAAATTTGTTTTACTTATCAATCACTTATTGATAATAcattaaaaacaaatatttaaaaaactttacatagaaagtaacaCATGAATTGTATCTCAATATTCTCACATTTTTACTAGTTTTTGgttaaaaaacatttttgggCCAATCAAAGGGCCGTCACACATGTCTAGGTGACACTGGCGCCATGGCAACAATTGGAGAATATGTTACCTGTGTATATCGTTTATGTTACCTTTCTACAGTTTTTGAAAAATCCTTCTTGTAAAATCTGTACTCAGGGGTCTGCTttactcttcctccttctttaCTCTTCCTCTTCGCTTCCTCTCCTGTGTTCTTACGTAATTGActttttcaacaacaacaaaaagataaCAATAACAAATTGCTTTTATCCTTTTCTCCCACCACCAAAAATGAATTCATTtagaaatataaaaatataatagAAATATAGTGCAGGACTATAAACTGTGTTTATTGAAGAACATTTTCATAATAAAGAACATTTCCAAAATTGCATGTAACTGTTATTTGTCATGCAATTACATGTAGCATGACACATCACCATCCAGTGGTGTATGAGTACTCCTATTGCTCTCATAAAGACACATTTGAGCCAACAAATAAAACAGGGAACCATAAACTGTACATAAACATTATTGTATTTGTCAACTGTAGACTAAGTCCACAGACTCACCCGTACACTAAAATAAGATATATTTGAGTGTTCTATTGCAAATGAATCTATCACACATTCAGTATtctgacatgacacacacacacaacacacacacatatgcacacactctaacacCCACTAATTTCTTCAAGCTTCTTTTGGAAGTATACAACTCCGGGATACcttgactttctctctctcacacacacatacagataacTGAATATGAACCCTGTTGTTCATTGAGAGTCTTTGTCAGAGCTACAACAAATGGGAGAACAAATTAAATAGTAAATAGGGAAATAAAACAAGTCGTTTTTCAACTACTTGTATCAATAGGTAGAATCAAAcattaaaatgacaaaaaatcATCAGATCACTTCAATCAGAGCAAAGCTGTCAGTGATTGCTCTTCAAATAATGCCTGGCATGAAATACTTATTTCAACTTATGTTGAGTAAAATCATATAAAATGGATTGGAAGGGTCAGAATAGAATCCATAGGATGCTCAATAGAATCGAATGGCTGTTGGCATCCTGAGTTCCTCCAGGTCCTCGCATCCAGATTCATCTCACAGCATGGCCAGACCAAGCACACCCAACAGGATCaacagagctggagagagagagagagagagagagatgagagagagagagagagagagagagagagagagagaggagagagagagagagagagagagagagagagagagggtgagagagaggagagagagagagagagagagagagagggtgagaagagagagagagaaagagagcggtgagagagagagagagagagagagagagagagagagagagagagagagagagagagagagagagagagagagagagagagagagagagagagaatgtgagcaTCAGTTTACTGTGTTACCTGTGTCCATATTCATAACTttatgactgtctgtctgactgtctgacctgtctgactgtcttactgtctgactgtctgactgtctgactgtctgactgtctgactgtctgactgtctgactgtcctgctatatctatctatctatccatccatccatccatccatccatccatccatccatcccatccatccatctatccatccagtaCTTGGGAGAGGAGCGCTGTAGCGTGATGCCATGGCTGGCGGTGGAGGTGGCGGTGAGGATGTTGGTGAAGGTGCTGTTCACGTTGCTCAGGTCGACCGCCTCAGGGCTCCGCAGCTGTGCTTTGGGGGTTCCCAGCGTGTCTGAGAGGAGACGGGACGTTTGAACAGAGGATATCTACAGGACACGCCGGTACATgtcctccttcacacacacacacacacacccgcacgctGTGTGCGAGGAATGAGGAGAGTGCGCGTGAGCGTGCATGTAAGGGGACACgcctgtatgcgtgtgtgtccgtgcgtgtgcgtgttcagCGTCTCACCATTAGTAACGGTTCCATCCGACACGGTGACGATAAAGCTGGTGTCAGCAGCCCTGGAGGAGACGTTGgccctggggagagaggccgtGAAGGCACACTGGAGCAGCTTCCTCTCACGACGCCCTTCACTTTGTTCACCGGCAGCTACGGGGGGA
This genomic interval carries:
- the LOC134009572 gene encoding mucin-2-like yields the protein MVLFLPLLLFLSLTPVHSFSTADRFGGFLKDVCPNLSPSGPVHPKTPQTVSSPYVVNVSQTTYLPGDNITVTLSRTGSNVFTGFMIQARRETGSIGTQSIGTEPIGKFLVSSDVSPLACSGSSDTVIQTSGADKSSVTTTWTAPSSTSGNIVFIATFMQSLSTYWQAVPSPTLTPRSTVTVPTTVPTTVTAPTTVPTTVTAPATVSTTVTAPTTVPTTVTAPTTVPTTVTAPATVPTTVTAPTTVPTTVTAPATVPTTVTAPATVPTTVTAPTTVPTTVTVPTTVPTTVTAPTTVPTTVTAPATVSTTVTAPTTVPTTVTAPTTVPTTVTAPATVPTTVTAPTTVPTTVTAPATVPTTVTAPTTVPTTVTAPATVPTTVTAPATVSTTVTAPTTVPTTVTAPTTVPTTVTAPATVPTTVTAPTTVPTTVTAPATVPTTVTAPATVSTTVTAPTTVPTTVTAPTTVPTTVTAPATVSTTVTAPATVPTTVTAPATVPTTVTVPTTVPDPTIVTVPTTVTDPSTVTDPVTDTVTTFENGKNSVTVFLSISVTFTKADPKNVHTASRSNVVYQGNICESLTNVSIRTIPPAIITSNVTTVVCNTAVVCKATVSTAVLLYLITALVV